The following proteins are encoded in a genomic region of Chryseobacterium cucumeris:
- the ggt gene encoding gamma-glutamyltransferase: protein MKKILIASMLLAAQLSWAQFTDINIIKEVQVKKKGVVVSAHPLASEAGAKILKMGGNAYDAVTATQYALAVVYPQAGNIGGGGFLVGVKNNGEKFTLDYRETAPKKASRDMYIDKKGKADTDLSQNGRLAVGIPGSVAGFFATLKYCKLPMEKIIQPAIDLAEKGFAITDKEAEMLNNQREKFQKHNKSSIIFVKDTPWKAGDLLVQKDLAETLKLIQKQGAKGFYEGKTAELLVAEMKRGNGIITLEDLKNYKVAERKALEFDYKGNDVVTMPLPSSGGVLLAQMLRMASFENLEKYQQNSTKAVQIMAEAERRAFADRAEYMGDPDFIQDKTSYLISDDYLKGRWKSFSFDKATPSAEVGKIIAQPKESMQTTHISVLDKDGNAASVTTTLNGYYGSKVLVTGAGFFLNNEMDDFSIKPGVPNMFGAVGGEANSIQPNKRMLSSMTPTIILKNGKPFMVVGTPGGTTIPTSVYQSIVNVVDFKLNANMSVNAPKFHHQWLPETITVENNFPESTISELKSKNYVIEKTKYIGKTEMIVLDENGNIHAVADGRGDDSVAVE from the coding sequence ATGAAGAAGATTTTAATTGCTTCGATGCTTTTGGCTGCACAGCTCAGCTGGGCACAATTTACTGACATCAATATTATCAAAGAAGTACAGGTAAAAAAGAAAGGTGTTGTAGTCTCTGCACATCCGTTAGCCAGTGAAGCAGGAGCCAAAATCTTAAAGATGGGCGGAAATGCCTACGATGCTGTTACCGCAACACAATATGCCCTTGCTGTAGTGTATCCGCAGGCCGGAAACATCGGTGGCGGAGGATTTCTGGTAGGTGTAAAGAATAATGGTGAAAAATTCACACTGGATTACAGGGAAACAGCTCCGAAAAAGGCTTCCCGTGATATGTATATTGATAAAAAAGGAAAGGCAGATACAGATTTATCCCAGAACGGCAGACTTGCAGTAGGCATCCCGGGAAGTGTAGCAGGATTTTTTGCTACGTTGAAATACTGTAAACTTCCTATGGAAAAGATTATTCAGCCCGCCATTGATCTTGCTGAAAAAGGATTTGCCATCACAGACAAAGAGGCAGAAATGCTGAATAACCAAAGAGAAAAATTCCAGAAACATAATAAATCTTCCATCATTTTTGTAAAAGATACCCCATGGAAAGCCGGAGATCTATTGGTTCAAAAAGATTTAGCTGAAACTTTGAAACTGATCCAGAAACAGGGAGCTAAAGGTTTTTATGAAGGAAAAACAGCTGAACTTTTAGTTGCTGAAATGAAAAGAGGGAACGGAATCATCACATTGGAAGATCTTAAAAACTATAAAGTTGCTGAGAGAAAAGCATTGGAATTTGATTACAAAGGAAACGATGTTGTCACCATGCCTTTACCATCAAGCGGCGGAGTGCTACTTGCCCAGATGCTCAGAATGGCCAGTTTTGAAAACCTTGAAAAATATCAGCAGAACTCAACAAAAGCAGTTCAGATTATGGCTGAAGCAGAAAGAAGAGCGTTCGCAGACAGAGCTGAATATATGGGTGACCCGGATTTTATTCAGGACAAGACCTCTTACCTGATCTCTGATGATTATCTGAAAGGGAGATGGAAAAGTTTTAGTTTTGACAAAGCAACACCAAGTGCAGAAGTCGGTAAAATCATAGCACAACCGAAAGAATCAATGCAGACCACACATATTTCCGTATTGGATAAGGATGGAAATGCAGCTTCTGTAACCACGACTCTTAACGGATATTACGGAAGTAAAGTTTTAGTTACGGGAGCAGGATTCTTTTTAAATAATGAAATGGATGACTTTTCAATCAAACCCGGAGTACCGAATATGTTCGGAGCTGTGGGTGGAGAGGCCAATTCAATACAGCCCAACAAGAGAATGCTTTCTTCAATGACGCCAACGATTATTCTTAAGAATGGAAAACCTTTTATGGTTGTGGGAACTCCCGGAGGCACTACAATACCGACTTCAGTATACCAATCCATTGTGAATGTGGTTGATTTTAAGCTAAATGCGAATATGTCGGTCAATGCACCAAAATTCCATCACCAGTGGCTTCCTGAAACCATAACGGTTGAAAATAATTTTCCGGAAAGTACTATTTCTGAACTGAAAAGCAAGAATTACGTCATTGAAAAGACGAAGTACATCGGAAAAACAGAAATGATTGTTCTTGATGAAAACGGAAATATTCACGCAGTAGCAGACGGCCGTGGAGATGATTCTGTAGCAGTGGAATAA
- a CDS encoding dicarboxylate/amino acid:cation symporter, with product MKAKKIHNQLYFQVIIAIIAGILLGKFYPELGEKMKPLGDGFIKLVKMIIAPVIFITLTLGIAHMTDLKKVGRIAIKAMIYFFTFSTLALIIGLVVGNILQPGHGLNIDPATLSGDVSQYQAKAHESTLTGFIMNIIPETLFSPLVGDNILQVLLVAILMGVALVLTKEKSQKVTDFLQDLSTPVFKIVHMLMKLAPIGAFGAMAFTIGKYGLHSVLNLIFLVGTFYITSILFVVLVLGAVAWYNGFNIFKLLFYLKEELLLVLGTSSSESALPGIMEKLEKAGCSRAIVGLVVPTGYSFNLDGTNIYMTLASLFIAQALNIHLPLEKQLMLLLVAMLSSKGAAGVTGAGFVTLAATLAVVPEIPIAGMTLILGIDKFMSECRALTNVIGNSVATVVVANWEKQLDKKQLQYCLEHPAEVEKKLEV from the coding sequence TTGAAAGCAAAAAAAATACACAATCAGCTTTATTTCCAGGTGATTATCGCCATCATTGCGGGTATTCTTCTTGGAAAATTTTACCCTGAATTGGGAGAAAAGATGAAACCATTGGGGGATGGATTCATCAAATTGGTAAAAATGATTATCGCTCCGGTAATTTTCATAACCCTTACTTTAGGAATTGCCCACATGACCGATTTGAAAAAAGTAGGCAGAATTGCAATCAAGGCAATGATCTATTTTTTTACCTTTTCAACTCTGGCTCTTATCATCGGATTAGTGGTAGGAAATATTCTGCAGCCGGGACATGGCTTGAACATTGATCCTGCTACCCTTTCGGGCGATGTTTCACAATACCAGGCAAAAGCTCATGAATCTACTCTTACGGGTTTTATTATGAATATTATTCCGGAGACATTATTCAGCCCTTTGGTGGGTGATAATATCCTGCAGGTTCTTCTGGTTGCTATTTTAATGGGAGTTGCTTTGGTTTTAACAAAAGAAAAGAGCCAGAAAGTAACTGATTTTCTACAGGATTTGTCGACTCCGGTATTTAAAATCGTCCATATGCTCATGAAACTTGCCCCGATAGGAGCTTTCGGTGCTATGGCCTTTACCATCGGAAAATATGGACTTCATTCTGTACTGAATCTTATATTCCTGGTAGGTACCTTTTATATTACGTCTATCCTTTTTGTGGTCTTGGTACTGGGAGCGGTGGCATGGTATAACGGATTTAATATTTTCAAACTTCTTTTTTATCTTAAGGAGGAGCTTCTTCTCGTTCTGGGCACAAGCTCTTCAGAGTCTGCCCTACCGGGAATTATGGAAAAACTTGAAAAAGCCGGCTGCTCACGGGCTATTGTAGGCCTTGTAGTTCCTACCGGATATTCTTTCAATCTTGACGGAACAAATATTTATATGACACTGGCCTCTCTCTTTATTGCACAGGCATTAAATATTCATCTTCCTCTCGAAAAGCAACTGATGCTTCTTTTGGTAGCCATGTTAAGTTCAAAAGGCGCAGCTGGTGTCACAGGTGCCGGGTTTGTTACGCTTGCAGCAACATTGGCCGTAGTTCCTGAAATTCCGATTGCAGGAATGACTTTAATTCTTGGAATTGATAAGTTCATGAGCGAATGCAGAGCTTTAACCAATGTCATTGGAAATTCTGTAGCTACAGTTGTAGTGGCCAACTGGGAAAAACAACTTGATAAAAAGCAACTTCAATACTGTCTGGAACATCCGGCTGAAGTGGAAAAGAAACTGGAAGTGTAG
- a CDS encoding diacylglycerol/lipid kinase family protein, translating into MDKVAFIINPFSAKKNYQPFLNELKAKVNNPLYYVSESIPGTDEFIQSHFGKVDIFVAIGGDGTISTVARNLINTEKILAIFPAGSGNGFSNETQFSKNLDELLEKIKAKNSRKIDTFTVNDRLSINVSGTGFDGKVVKEFEKTSRGFKNYIKVSLKTFFNYKPIKVKFFDEEYQQYNGRYLMMNIANTRQFGNNAYIAPKASKSDGLVDMVLVKKFPLTYSALFAFRMFTKRLKDDEYVTYLPVSEISFKVNTKNWHLDGEFNKIKSPIHVKVQPSSLNILI; encoded by the coding sequence ATGGACAAAGTAGCTTTTATTATCAATCCTTTTTCGGCCAAAAAAAACTATCAGCCGTTTTTGAACGAACTTAAAGCAAAGGTTAACAATCCTCTGTATTATGTTTCAGAATCTATTCCCGGGACAGATGAATTTATCCAGTCTCACTTCGGAAAGGTAGATATTTTTGTGGCAATAGGAGGGGATGGTACCATTTCTACAGTAGCCAGGAACCTTATTAATACAGAGAAAATTCTCGCAATTTTCCCCGCAGGTTCAGGAAACGGTTTTTCTAATGAAACACAATTCAGTAAAAATCTCGACGAACTTTTAGAAAAAATAAAAGCAAAAAATTCCAGAAAGATCGATACATTTACCGTGAACGACAGGCTTTCCATCAATGTTTCGGGAACAGGTTTTGACGGTAAAGTAGTTAAAGAGTTTGAAAAAACAAGCCGTGGATTCAAAAACTATATCAAAGTTTCTCTGAAAACCTTCTTCAATTACAAACCGATCAAAGTGAAGTTTTTTGATGAGGAATATCAGCAGTATAACGGCAGATATCTGATGATGAACATCGCCAATACCCGGCAGTTTGGTAACAACGCTTATATTGCACCAAAAGCCAGTAAAAGTGACGGATTGGTTGACATGGTTTTGGTGAAAAAATTTCCTTTGACGTATTCTGCGCTGTTTGCTTTCAGAATGTTTACCAAAAGGCTGAAAGATGATGAGTATGTGACCTATCTTCCGGTCTCTGAAATATCATTTAAAGTCAATACCAAAAACTGGCATCTTGACGGTGAATTCAATAAGATAAAATCACCAATTCATGTTAAAGTACAGCCTTCAAGTTTGAATATTTTGATTTAA
- a CDS encoding RsiV family protein: MKNTIAVIALSSFLVVTACKKNEKAGQAEKTENKATEEFVVDSVKVNDSTKITDSLKVSYTSKLLVFPSLKDKKLLDSIYFQNEKIKDFSKAGLQAYLDNEKNSYFNSVKNDNKDWASDVTYAQNWYSSSHMNLISNTNGYMHIQYVGSGYEGGAHDNYGFSERVFDLKNSKKLELKDITSMPKNKIEAILMKNIDKMNSGTMDGDGEVKNSEMLLVDKIPASDNFYFDDKNLYFHYSPYEIAAFAAGDITIPVSWEDLKGTLNTEFKERMKIK; encoded by the coding sequence ATGAAAAATACGATTGCTGTTATAGCATTATCTTCTTTCCTGGTAGTTACGGCCTGTAAAAAAAATGAAAAGGCAGGGCAAGCAGAAAAAACAGAAAATAAAGCGACTGAAGAATTTGTAGTGGACTCTGTGAAAGTCAATGATTCTACAAAAATTACAGACTCCTTAAAAGTGAGTTACACTTCAAAACTGTTGGTTTTCCCTTCTTTAAAAGATAAAAAACTACTGGACAGCATCTATTTCCAGAATGAAAAAATTAAAGACTTTTCCAAAGCAGGTCTTCAGGCTTATCTGGACAATGAAAAAAATAGTTATTTCAATTCTGTAAAAAATGATAATAAAGACTGGGCTTCAGATGTCACTTATGCTCAAAACTGGTATTCAAGCTCACACATGAACCTTATTTCCAATACCAACGGTTATATGCATATCCAATATGTGGGAAGCGGATATGAAGGTGGAGCACATGATAATTACGGATTTTCCGAAAGGGTTTTTGATCTGAAAAACAGCAAAAAATTAGAATTGAAAGACATTACTTCAATGCCTAAAAATAAAATTGAAGCCATTCTGATGAAGAATATCGATAAAATGAATAGTGGTACGATGGATGGTGACGGAGAAGTGAAAAACTCAGAAATGCTTTTAGTGGATAAAATTCCGGCATCTGATAACTTTTATTTTGATGATAAAAACCTGTATTTTCACTACAGTCCCTATGAAATTGCTGCTTTTGCTGCCGGAGATATTACCATTCCTGTTTCGTGGGAAGATCTGAAAGGTACATTAAATACAGAATTTAAAGAAAGAATGAAAATTAAGTAA
- a CDS encoding transglutaminase-like domain-containing protein — protein MKKIIVLLLCSAGTILVNAQKKYEFLNPPKFNDADLSKTKSLLDENAPAEILYKSAYFMIDNNTGNLHKRYFYRVKIYDKDKAEDWLNLEIPIYNIGSNRESLGKFKAFTYNLENGNSVPVKVEKSSQYKSKENKYVTLTKFAFPGVKNGSILEYQYEIVSPFRFMIPEVLIESDTPSLNTEYVFDTPINMSYNVNYTGGITPKYREMEERYLYGAQYRTYRFAYENLKGFKTEKFVRNDRNFRTKISAELNSTNFGELKLYSSSWDQIGKRLYESEDFGGELKRTKLAKENMPAGISEMKTDLEKANAIFSYVQKTFTWNKDKGIYTEDGIRKLLETKVGNAAEISLFLVMMLREAGLKADPLVISTVENGLINLVSPNISNMNFVLAAISIDNQLHIYDATSKQSSLDEIPLKNWNQYGILVTKDKTLLIQMANVKSSNTFLTVNGKINDDGSISGTYSDRDTGAYAMYVKDSYDDNAEKYKKQYKENFSMDFTDIDSKVLENGDFESSMKFSSPNLIDRVGKKMIINPMLFLNKSSNEFDQTEVRQYPIDFGSPITKVKKVTLEIPEGYVIEEMPKEKKIVTEDKEIEYTYSIVQKGNKLEVTTTTKINSSDYPKEYYPAFKQIWGVASKFENQVISLVKK, from the coding sequence ATGAAAAAAATAATAGTATTGCTTCTTTGCTCAGCCGGCACAATACTGGTAAATGCTCAGAAGAAATATGAATTTCTGAATCCTCCGAAATTTAATGATGCAGATTTATCTAAAACCAAATCATTACTGGATGAAAATGCTCCTGCAGAGATCTTGTATAAATCTGCTTATTTTATGATCGATAACAATACCGGTAATCTGCATAAAAGATATTTTTACAGAGTTAAGATTTATGATAAAGATAAAGCTGAAGATTGGCTGAATCTCGAAATCCCTATCTATAATATCGGTTCAAACAGAGAATCACTAGGTAAATTCAAGGCTTTTACCTATAATCTTGAAAATGGAAATTCTGTTCCTGTAAAAGTAGAAAAGAGTTCTCAATATAAAAGCAAAGAGAATAAATATGTTACTCTCACAAAATTTGCATTCCCAGGTGTGAAAAATGGATCAATCCTGGAGTATCAATATGAAATTGTATCTCCGTTCAGATTTATGATTCCTGAAGTATTGATAGAATCCGACACGCCTTCTCTGAATACAGAATACGTTTTTGATACTCCGATTAATATGTCATATAACGTAAATTATACAGGGGGAATTACTCCTAAGTACAGAGAGATGGAGGAAAGATACCTATATGGTGCACAATACAGAACCTACAGATTTGCTTATGAAAATCTGAAAGGCTTTAAAACTGAAAAATTTGTAAGAAATGACAGAAACTTCAGAACAAAAATCAGTGCTGAGCTGAATTCTACAAATTTCGGAGAGCTTAAGCTGTATTCTTCCTCATGGGATCAGATTGGAAAGAGATTGTATGAAAGTGAAGATTTTGGAGGAGAACTGAAAAGAACAAAACTGGCAAAAGAAAATATGCCGGCAGGAATTTCAGAAATGAAAACAGATCTTGAAAAGGCAAATGCTATTTTTTCCTATGTTCAAAAAACCTTTACCTGGAATAAAGATAAAGGAATCTACACAGAAGATGGCATCAGGAAACTGTTGGAAACTAAAGTTGGGAACGCTGCAGAAATCAGTCTTTTTCTTGTTATGATGCTTCGTGAAGCAGGTCTTAAAGCTGATCCGTTGGTAATTTCTACGGTGGAAAACGGGTTAATCAACTTGGTTTCGCCTAATATTTCCAATATGAATTTTGTATTAGCAGCGATCAGTATTGATAACCAGCTGCATATCTATGATGCCACTTCAAAACAATCTTCTCTGGATGAGATTCCTCTTAAAAACTGGAATCAGTATGGAATTTTAGTCACCAAAGACAAGACTCTTCTGATTCAAATGGCCAATGTGAAGTCAAGTAATACTTTCCTTACAGTCAATGGTAAAATCAATGACGACGGAAGTATTTCAGGAACGTATTCTGACAGAGATACCGGCGCCTACGCAATGTATGTAAAAGACAGCTATGACGATAATGCTGAGAAATACAAAAAACAGTACAAGGAAAACTTCTCCATGGACTTTACGGATATCGATTCAAAAGTCTTAGAAAATGGAGACTTTGAAAGCAGTATGAAATTCTCTTCTCCCAACCTGATTGACAGAGTAGGGAAGAAAATGATCATTAATCCTATGCTGTTTTTAAACAAAAGTTCCAATGAATTTGATCAGACGGAAGTAAGACAATATCCTATCGATTTTGGATCACCGATCACGAAAGTAAAAAAAGTAACTCTTGAAATTCCGGAAGGATATGTGATTGAGGAAATGCCTAAAGAAAAAAAGATTGTTACAGAAGATAAAGAAATAGAATATACCTATTCTATCGTACAAAAAGGAAATAAGCTGGAGGTAACGACCACCACAAAAATTAACAGTTCAGATTATCCGAAAGAGTACTATCCTGCATTTAAACAAATTTGGGGCGTCGCTTCAAAATTTGAAAACCAGGTAATCAGTCTTGTTAAAAAGTAA
- a CDS encoding DUF3857 domain-containing protein, whose product MMKILVLGALSTASLYFAQSYPASAIPENLKKNASAVIRKEFTTVQINKIDEIKYQKNKIITVLNKDGDDEAVAYIPYDKSKSISNIKLTIYDETGKKIKSVSKSDFKDVANNPLGVFYSDNRILVYSYTPVQYPYTIDFSYEAEDEDTVFIPDFVPFTSTKISLEEAQFKIVNTSGIELRSKIYPSKYNYTSVIESGSGNDKTYSYKNVPAIDDAFMIPEPVKILPAVNFTLTKFSLAGKQGTLNNWTDFGTWIYNDLLVPVSASTPAIKAEVASLQLQGSVEDKVKKIYQYMQNKSRYIAVALGIGGWQPMMPDEVQKKGYGDCKGLTNYMKVLLNEAGIPSNYCIITSSRSQVSFDPEFPSMGGNHIILMVPTEKGNIWLENTSQQIAFNHLNYSTTDRNVLAVTPKGIELINTPVYKAEQNKEKQTLRVNLNEDNSIIGTGNFSYTGNQYDDNLRFANLNPKEKNDAVKERFNILNFEKVEMKNFNNDRNNAVITYDLDFKTNNFSKKAGNSLLFRSVPIFNDAVFKTDENRELPFEVGMSYEDEYEIAFVLPLGYKVDETPDNSSITSEFGSYKLSFVKSDDQVKVIRKIQINKGLYPKEKYNDYISFRKKILNMDNSKILITKI is encoded by the coding sequence ATGATGAAAATATTAGTCCTCGGGGCATTATCTACCGCCTCATTATATTTCGCACAGAGCTATCCTGCCTCTGCCATTCCTGAGAATTTAAAGAAAAATGCGAGTGCTGTAATCCGAAAAGAATTTACAACCGTTCAGATCAATAAAATCGATGAAATAAAATATCAGAAAAATAAGATAATTACAGTCTTAAATAAAGACGGTGACGATGAGGCAGTAGCTTACATCCCTTATGATAAATCAAAAAGTATTTCAAACATAAAACTTACGATTTACGATGAGACCGGCAAAAAAATTAAAAGTGTTTCAAAATCTGATTTTAAAGACGTAGCGAACAATCCTCTGGGAGTTTTTTATTCTGATAACAGGATATTGGTTTATTCATATACACCGGTGCAATATCCTTATACTATTGATTTTTCCTATGAAGCTGAAGATGAAGACACTGTTTTTATCCCGGATTTTGTACCTTTTACTTCTACTAAAATATCTCTTGAAGAAGCACAGTTTAAAATCGTTAACACTTCTGGAATAGAACTCAGATCTAAAATTTACCCTTCAAAATACAATTATACCTCTGTGATAGAAAGCGGTAGTGGAAATGATAAAACCTATTCATACAAAAATGTACCTGCTATTGACGATGCTTTTATGATTCCAGAGCCTGTTAAAATCTTACCTGCGGTCAACTTTACACTTACAAAATTCAGCCTTGCAGGAAAACAGGGAACTTTGAATAACTGGACAGATTTCGGAACCTGGATTTACAATGATCTTTTGGTACCTGTTTCTGCATCTACTCCTGCTATTAAAGCTGAAGTAGCCTCTTTACAATTACAGGGATCTGTAGAAGATAAAGTAAAGAAAATTTATCAGTACATGCAGAACAAAAGCCGATATATTGCTGTGGCTTTGGGAATAGGTGGATGGCAGCCTATGATGCCGGATGAGGTTCAGAAAAAAGGCTATGGAGATTGCAAGGGGCTTACGAATTATATGAAAGTTCTTCTGAATGAAGCAGGGATTCCTTCCAATTATTGCATCATTACCTCCAGTCGGTCACAGGTTTCTTTTGATCCCGAATTTCCTTCTATGGGAGGAAATCATATTATTCTTATGGTTCCAACAGAAAAAGGAAATATATGGCTTGAAAATACCTCTCAGCAAATTGCTTTTAACCATTTAAATTACAGTACTACCGACAGAAATGTACTTGCTGTGACTCCGAAAGGAATCGAACTGATCAATACACCGGTGTATAAAGCTGAACAGAATAAAGAAAAACAAACATTGAGAGTTAATCTTAATGAGGATAACAGTATTATCGGCACCGGTAACTTTTCTTATACCGGAAATCAATATGATGATAATCTGAGATTTGCCAACCTTAATCCTAAAGAAAAGAATGATGCAGTTAAAGAAAGATTTAATATCCTGAACTTTGAAAAAGTTGAAATGAAAAATTTTAATAACGACAGAAACAATGCCGTTATTACCTATGATCTGGACTTTAAAACCAACAATTTCTCTAAAAAAGCAGGAAACAGCCTATTGTTCCGATCTGTGCCTATTTTTAATGATGCAGTCTTTAAAACTGATGAAAACCGTGAGCTTCCTTTTGAAGTAGGCATGTCTTATGAGGATGAATATGAAATTGCTTTTGTTCTTCCTTTAGGATATAAAGTTGATGAAACTCCGGATAACTCAAGCATTACTTCCGAGTTCGGATCTTATAAGCTAAGCTTTGTTAAAAGTGATGATCAGGTAAAAGTGATCAGAAAAATACAGATTAATAAAGGGCTGTATCCAAAGGAAAAGTACAATGACTATATCAGTTTCAGAAAAAAGATCCTGAATATGGATAATTCAAAAATTTTAATAACAAAAATATAG
- a CDS encoding DUF5684 domain-containing protein, producing the protein MLTLLQTDPYNGADAASGAVAAGLGIGTMFFGLLCYIFYGYCMYKIFQKAGRQDAWAAFIPIYNTIVLLEIVKKPIWWIILFFIPLVNIYACWVVYDRLAKGFAKETPLYTILILLFGFIFIPVLGLGSDRFDSKLVPND; encoded by the coding sequence ATGTTAACTCTTTTACAAACAGATCCTTACAACGGAGCAGATGCGGCTTCTGGTGCAGTTGCTGCAGGATTAGGGATCGGAACAATGTTCTTCGGACTGCTTTGCTATATATTCTATGGATACTGCATGTACAAAATCTTCCAGAAAGCAGGAAGACAAGATGCCTGGGCTGCCTTTATTCCTATTTACAACACGATCGTATTACTGGAAATTGTGAAAAAGCCGATTTGGTGGATCATTCTTTTCTTTATTCCATTGGTAAACATTTATGCATGCTGGGTGGTATATGACAGACTTGCCAAAGGCTTTGCGAAAGAAACACCTCTGTACACTATTCTGATTCTCCTTTTCGGATTTATTTTTATTCCTGTATTGGGATTGGGAAGTGATCGTTTTGACAGTAAACTGGTCCCGAATGATTAA
- the gyrB gene encoding DNA topoisomerase (ATP-hydrolyzing) subunit B, whose amino-acid sequence MSQKQYTASSIQALEGMEHVRMRPSMYIGDVGVRGLHHLVYEVVDNSIDEALAGYCDTIFVSIKEGNGIEVSDNGRGIPVDFHEKEQKSALEVVMTKIGAGGKFDKDSYKVSGGLHGVGVSCVNALSNEMITTVYRDGNVYQQIYSRGKAQTGVEEIGHSEKRGTKQFFQPDDSIFTELIYNYDTLASRLRELSYLNKGITITLTDEREKLEDGSFRSEVFHSEGGLKEFVAYIDGNRESIMEHVIFMEGERDDIPVEVAMRYNTSFNENLHSYVNNINTHEGGTHLAGFRRALTRTLKKYADDLGIPQKEKVEVTGDDFREGLTAVVSVKVMEPQFEGQTKTKLGNSEVSGAVDKIVGEMLTNFLEENPNEAKLIVQKVVLAAKARQAAKKAREMVQRKSPMGGSGLPGKLSDCSSKDPAESEIFLVEGDSAGGTAKQGRDRHFQAILPLRGKILNVEKSMLHKVYDNEEIRNIYTALGVSVGTEEDSKALNLAKLRYHKIVIMTDADIDGSHISTLILTFFFRYMKELIENGYIYIAQPPLYLLKKGNKKVYAYNEKEREEFTLEMSPDGKGVEVQRYKGLGEMNPEQLWETTLNPEHRILKQVTIDNAVEADSIFSMLMGDEVPPRREFIEKNAKYAKIDA is encoded by the coding sequence TGGAACACGTTCGTATGCGTCCTTCAATGTACATTGGTGATGTAGGAGTCAGAGGACTTCACCACTTGGTTTATGAAGTAGTAGATAACTCTATTGACGAGGCATTGGCAGGGTACTGCGACACGATCTTCGTTAGCATCAAGGAAGGAAACGGAATTGAAGTAAGTGATAACGGTAGAGGTATCCCGGTTGATTTCCACGAAAAAGAGCAGAAATCTGCCCTTGAAGTGGTAATGACAAAAATTGGAGCCGGAGGTAAGTTTGACAAAGACTCTTATAAGGTTTCAGGAGGTCTTCACGGGGTTGGGGTTTCGTGTGTGAATGCTCTTTCCAACGAGATGATCACTACGGTTTACAGAGACGGAAACGTTTACCAGCAGATTTATTCAAGAGGAAAAGCCCAGACAGGTGTTGAGGAGATTGGTCACAGCGAAAAAAGAGGAACCAAGCAGTTTTTCCAGCCGGATGATAGTATATTTACAGAGTTAATTTATAATTACGATACATTAGCAAGCCGTTTAAGAGAACTTTCTTACCTTAACAAAGGAATTACCATTACATTAACTGATGAAAGAGAGAAATTAGAAGACGGATCTTTCCGTTCGGAAGTTTTCCATTCAGAAGGTGGGTTAAAAGAATTCGTTGCTTACATTGATGGTAACCGTGAGTCTATCATGGAACATGTAATCTTCATGGAAGGAGAAAGAGATGATATTCCTGTAGAAGTAGCAATGCGTTACAATACTTCTTTCAACGAAAATCTTCACTCTTACGTAAACAACATCAACACTCATGAAGGAGGAACTCACCTTGCAGGTTTCAGACGTGCTTTGACGAGAACCCTTAAAAAATATGCTGATGATCTGGGTATTCCACAGAAAGAGAAAGTAGAAGTTACAGGTGATGATTTCCGTGAGGGATTAACAGCTGTAGTTTCTGTAAAAGTAATGGAACCTCAGTTTGAAGGACAGACTAAAACAAAATTAGGAAACTCTGAAGTTTCCGGAGCTGTAGATAAAATTGTAGGGGAAATGCTTACCAACTTCCTGGAAGAAAATCCTAATGAAGCTAAGCTGATTGTTCAGAAAGTTGTTTTAGCTGCAAAAGCAAGACAGGCTGCAAAAAAAGCCCGTGAAATGGTTCAGAGAAAATCTCCGATGGGAGGTTCCGGTCTTCCAGGGAAATTATCAGACTGTTCATCAAAAGATCCGGCAGAATCTGAAATCTTCCTTGTAGAGGGAGATTCCGCAGGGGGTACGGCTAAACAGGGAAGAGACAGACACTTCCAGGCTATCCTTCCGTTAAGAGGTAAAATTCTGAACGTAGAGAAATCTATGCTTCACAAAGTATATGATAACGAAGAGATCAGAAATATCTATACTGCTCTTGGGGTTTCTGTAGGTACTGAGGAAGACAGCAAAGCATTGAACCTGGCAAAATTAAGATACCACAAGATCGTTATCATGACCGATGCCGATATTGACGGATCTCACATTTCAACACTGATTCTTACTTTCTTCTTCAGATATATGAAGGAACTTATTGAGAATGGTTATATCTATATCGCTCAACCGCCTTTATACCTTTTAAAGAAAGGAAATAAAAAAGTGTATGCTTATAACGAAAAAGAGCGTGAGGAATTTACTTTAGAAATGTCTCCGGACGGAAAAGGAGTAGAGGTACAACGTTACAAAGGTCTTGGAGAGATGAACCCTGAACAGTTGTGGGAAACTACATTGAATCCTGAACACAGAATTCTGAAGCAGGTAACCATTGATAATGCAGTGGAAGCAGACAGTATTTTCTCAATGCTGATGGGAGATGAAGTTCCGCCAAGAAGAGAATTTATCGAGAAAAATGCGAAATATGCAAAAATTGATGCATAA